The following proteins come from a genomic window of Yinghuangia sp. ASG 101:
- a CDS encoding ABC transporter permease subunit: protein MEIPTTQLLFDGAVTGLVIGLLAMGIVLVHRSSRVINFAVANMGLVGSALFALLVVRYGVPYWIALVICLLAGTVFGAIVDLAVVRRLFDAPRVIVLVATIGVAQLALTIITSYPELDDYTDDTYPVPWSGSWSPTDDLEITGAQLAVLVTVPVAAVLLALFLGRTTLGRTVKAAADNPELARLNGISPKLVSTAVWAIAGLLGTVCMILIQGRQGSLTQITELGPGTLLRALAAAVIARMVSFPIALGAGVLLGLLQSFIQFNWLDQPGLTDLVLLILVLVAVFFVSRGRDTESSAFSFAPKIKPVPERLKGVWWVRHLERAGLLVLGLIAVVVPLIVTQPSRHLLYTVILGYAICAASVTVLTGWAGQLSLGQMAFAGLGALTAAALNRGVRIELGDTVYEYRGLTFPAAVLVASLVTAALAAIVGAGALRVRGLLLAVSTFAFAVAAEQYLYRRKTFHDEGMDTASFPRSSVFGIDIASQRSYYYLVLIVLVVVLTVVGRLRRSGVGRTTIGVRDNPASAAAYTVGAARVKLRAFALAGGIAGLGGALLAGAVQTVPYTDKYFLSPDSLVLVSIVVIGGLGSVSGPVLGALWVIGLPAIFPDNELIPMLTSSMGLLILLLYFPGGLVQIGYSIRDALLAWADRKLGPAAPVKTTTVAPQALTRTDREPPPDNAPVLATRDIRVRFGGRTAVDGVSVEVMPHEIVGLIGTNGAGKSTLMNAIGGFVPSTGTVELLGGDVSGKAPATRAGTGLGRTFQAATLFPELTVGETVQIALEARGRTGMLSTALHLPHTFGREKAKRAEAADLIDFLGLGRYADAFIGDLSTGTRRIVELAGLLALDARVLCLDEPTAGVAQRETEAFGPLIQEIRRELGASMLVIEHDMPLIMGISDRVYCLETGRVIAAGVPHEVRNDPKVIASYLGTDERAIERSGTAPTPAAVGARPDPASAPGGDTPA, encoded by the coding sequence TGCTCGTCGCCACGATCGGCGTCGCGCAGCTCGCGCTGACGATCATCACCTCCTACCCCGAGCTGGACGACTACACCGACGACACCTATCCCGTTCCCTGGTCCGGGAGTTGGTCGCCCACCGACGACCTGGAGATCACCGGCGCGCAACTCGCCGTACTCGTCACGGTGCCGGTCGCTGCGGTGCTGCTGGCCCTGTTCCTCGGCCGCACCACGCTCGGCCGGACCGTCAAGGCGGCTGCCGACAACCCGGAGTTGGCGCGGCTGAACGGCATCAGCCCCAAGCTGGTGTCCACCGCGGTGTGGGCGATCGCCGGACTGCTCGGCACGGTCTGCATGATCCTCATCCAGGGCCGGCAGGGCTCGCTCACGCAGATCACCGAACTCGGCCCCGGCACCCTGCTGCGCGCCCTCGCGGCAGCGGTGATCGCCCGGATGGTGTCCTTCCCGATCGCGCTGGGCGCGGGCGTCCTGCTCGGCCTGCTCCAGTCGTTCATCCAGTTCAACTGGCTCGACCAGCCCGGCCTGACCGACCTGGTGTTGTTGATCCTCGTCCTGGTGGCGGTGTTCTTCGTCAGCCGCGGGCGGGACACCGAGTCCTCCGCGTTCTCGTTCGCCCCGAAGATCAAGCCCGTCCCCGAGCGGCTGAAGGGCGTGTGGTGGGTCCGGCACCTGGAACGCGCCGGACTGCTCGTCCTCGGCCTCATCGCGGTCGTCGTCCCGCTCATCGTCACCCAGCCCTCGCGGCACCTGCTCTACACGGTCATCCTCGGCTACGCCATCTGCGCCGCCTCCGTGACGGTGCTCACCGGCTGGGCCGGGCAACTCTCCCTCGGACAGATGGCGTTCGCGGGCCTGGGGGCTCTCACGGCAGCCGCGCTCAACCGCGGCGTGCGCATCGAACTCGGCGACACCGTCTACGAGTACCGCGGCCTCACCTTCCCCGCCGCCGTGCTCGTCGCCTCGCTGGTCACCGCCGCGCTCGCCGCGATCGTCGGCGCCGGGGCCCTGCGCGTCCGCGGACTCCTGCTCGCGGTCAGCACGTTCGCCTTCGCCGTCGCCGCCGAGCAGTACCTCTACCGCCGCAAGACCTTTCACGACGAGGGCATGGACACCGCGTCCTTCCCCCGCAGTTCGGTCTTCGGCATCGACATCGCCAGCCAACGCTCCTACTACTACCTGGTGTTGATCGTCCTCGTCGTCGTCCTGACCGTCGTCGGACGGCTACGCAGGTCCGGCGTCGGCCGCACCACGATCGGCGTCCGCGACAACCCCGCCTCCGCCGCCGCCTACACCGTCGGCGCGGCTCGGGTGAAACTGCGGGCGTTCGCGCTCGCCGGGGGGATCGCCGGGCTCGGCGGCGCACTGCTCGCCGGTGCGGTGCAGACGGTCCCGTACACCGACAAGTACTTCCTCAGCCCCGACTCGCTCGTCCTGGTGTCGATCGTCGTCATCGGCGGCCTCGGCTCCGTCTCCGGGCCGGTCCTCGGCGCACTGTGGGTGATCGGCCTCCCGGCGATCTTCCCCGACAACGAACTCATCCCCATGCTGACGTCCAGCATGGGCCTGCTCATCCTGCTGCTGTATTTCCCCGGCGGTCTCGTCCAGATCGGATACTCGATCCGGGACGCGCTCCTCGCCTGGGCCGACAGGAAGCTCGGGCCCGCGGCGCCGGTCAAAACCACGACCGTCGCACCCCAGGCGCTCACCCGCACCGACCGCGAGCCGCCGCCCGACAACGCACCCGTCCTGGCCACGCGCGACATCCGCGTCCGCTTCGGCGGCCGGACCGCCGTCGACGGCGTGTCCGTCGAGGTCATGCCGCACGAGATCGTCGGCCTGATCGGCACCAACGGCGCCGGCAAGTCCACCCTGATGAACGCGATCGGCGGATTCGTCCCCTCCACCGGCACCGTCGAACTCCTCGGCGGCGACGTCTCCGGCAAGGCCCCGGCCACCCGCGCCGGGACCGGCCTGGGCCGCACCTTCCAGGCGGCCACGCTCTTCCCCGAGCTGACGGTCGGCGAGACGGTGCAGATCGCCCTGGAGGCACGCGGCCGAACCGGAATGCTCTCCACGGCTCTCCATCTGCCGCACACCTTCGGCCGGGAGAAGGCCAAGCGCGCCGAGGCCGCCGATCTCATCGACTTCCTCGGACTGGGGCGCTACGCCGACGCGTTCATCGGCGACCTGTCCACCGGCACCCGGCGCATCGTCGAACTCGCGGGCCTGCTGGCGTTGGACGCCCGAGTCCTGTGTCTGGACGAGCCGACCGCGGGCGTCGCGCAGCGCGAGACCGAGGCGTTCGGCCCCCTGATCCAGGAGATCCGCCGCGAACTCGGCGCGTCCATGCTGGTGATCGAGCACGACATGCCGCTCATCATGGGCATCAGCGACCGCGTCTACTGCCTGGAGACCGGCCGCGTCATCGCCGCCGGCGTACCGCACGAGGTGCGCAACGACCCCAAGGTCATCGCCAGTTACCTCGGCACCGACGAACGCGCCATCGAACGCAGCGGCACCGCCCCGACCCCCGCCGCTGTCGGCGCCCGCCCGGACCCGGCCTCGGCACCGGGCGGCGACACGCCCGCGTGA
- a CDS encoding PaaI family thioesterase, giving the protein MTTHNNAAEPLSRRGSGPTLLFGVRVDIGPDGETWRGTMESGPWTAGYDGAPDSAALSVLIDATLGRAATAHRPAGLWPVTTELSIDHVAPPPGDRGTVTFDGQVVAAREDGALVSGTAVDAAGRTLAVATLRSRFIPGMTVDLPEEVLSRPGLVLAPHEVFPDEEPPHRESLMTMLNASLHTDEQGVTLRVPGDTLLANGTGAMHGGIALCASQLAASHVIGAADGMEVASSRITYLRQVELSDHTDFVARIVHGGRSFRLVEVTAYGPTGKAGTVTTVAGYARPRPRSA; this is encoded by the coding sequence GTGACCACGCACAACAACGCGGCCGAACCGCTCAGCAGGCGAGGCAGTGGCCCGACGCTGCTCTTCGGTGTCCGCGTGGACATCGGACCGGACGGCGAGACCTGGCGCGGGACCATGGAGTCCGGGCCGTGGACGGCCGGTTACGACGGCGCCCCCGACAGTGCCGCGCTGAGCGTGCTGATCGACGCCACCCTCGGCCGGGCGGCGACCGCGCACCGCCCCGCGGGACTGTGGCCCGTCACCACCGAACTGTCGATCGACCACGTCGCGCCCCCGCCGGGCGACCGCGGAACCGTCACGTTCGACGGACAGGTCGTCGCGGCCCGGGAGGACGGGGCCCTCGTGTCCGGCACGGCCGTGGACGCGGCGGGCCGGACGCTCGCCGTCGCGACGTTGCGAAGCCGCTTCATCCCCGGGATGACCGTCGACCTTCCCGAGGAGGTGCTGAGCCGCCCCGGGCTCGTGCTCGCGCCGCACGAGGTGTTCCCCGACGAGGAACCGCCGCACCGCGAGTCGCTGATGACCATGCTGAACGCGTCGCTGCACACCGACGAGCAGGGGGTGACCCTGCGCGTCCCGGGCGACACCCTGCTCGCGAACGGCACCGGGGCCATGCACGGCGGCATCGCCCTGTGCGCGTCGCAACTCGCCGCGTCCCACGTGATCGGCGCCGCCGACGGCATGGAGGTGGCGTCCTCGCGCATCACCTACCTGCGGCAGGTCGAGCTGTCCGACCACACCGACTTCGTCGCCCGGATCGTGCACGGCGGCCGGAGCTTCCGGCTCGTGGAGGTCACCGCGTACGGCCCCACCGGCAAGGCGGGCACGGTCACCACGGTCGCCGGGTACGCACGACCGCGCCCCCGCTCGGCCTGA
- a CDS encoding LysR substrate-binding domain-containing protein — protein MSKINIVHSPISLLISSLLVNLVAHLACFVAVAEELHFGRAAARLGMAQPPLSQRIQRLEKELGVRLFDRSSRKVELTEAGRLLLGEARDILVRVERVHTIADRSHQVGSLRAGVPSDLGRGVLAALIAAFRERRPDTPLDLRPLGTAAQVRGLADGGLDVGVLRHPADTDDLVLGPMLAQPVGVLVPAGSPWAAAREVHLSDLAGSELVVFPREEAPGAYDLVLGVCRRHGFEPAAVRHSPHPEFTLGLVLAGAAVAVAPHTDDSPGVVWRPLLGRPLVWQTSCAWRGGHELLATIEDFTAAATEILRTEAGMALVGSAPRRRVVVHPASGFLA, from the coding sequence GTGTCCAAGATCAATATCGTGCACAGTCCGATATCGCTTTTGATATCGTCCCTGCTCGTGAACCTGGTCGCGCATCTCGCCTGCTTCGTGGCGGTTGCCGAGGAACTGCACTTCGGGCGTGCCGCGGCGCGCCTCGGTATGGCGCAGCCGCCGCTGAGTCAGCGCATACAACGGCTGGAGAAAGAGTTGGGCGTGCGCTTGTTCGACCGGTCCAGCCGCAAGGTCGAACTGACCGAGGCCGGGCGGCTGTTGCTGGGGGAGGCCCGCGACATCCTGGTCCGTGTCGAGCGCGTCCACACCATCGCCGACCGCTCGCACCAGGTCGGGAGCCTGCGTGCGGGCGTGCCGAGCGATCTGGGACGAGGCGTGCTCGCCGCGCTGATCGCCGCGTTCCGCGAACGCCGCCCCGACACACCGCTCGACCTGCGCCCGCTCGGCACCGCGGCGCAGGTGCGCGGCCTCGCGGACGGCGGCCTCGACGTCGGCGTGCTGCGCCATCCCGCCGACACCGACGACCTCGTCCTCGGGCCGATGCTCGCGCAACCCGTCGGCGTCCTGGTGCCCGCGGGGTCGCCCTGGGCCGCCGCCCGCGAGGTCCACTTGTCCGATCTCGCCGGAAGCGAACTGGTCGTGTTCCCCCGCGAAGAGGCGCCCGGAGCCTACGACCTGGTCCTCGGGGTGTGCCGGCGCCACGGTTTCGAGCCCGCCGCCGTACGGCACTCGCCGCACCCGGAGTTCACCCTCGGCCTTGTGCTCGCGGGCGCCGCCGTCGCCGTCGCGCCGCACACCGACGACTCGCCCGGGGTGGTCTGGCGGCCCCTCCTCGGTCGGCCGCTCGTGTGGCAGACCTCGTGCGCGTGGCGAGGCGGCCACGAACTCCTCGCGACCATCGAGGACTTCACCGCCGCGGCGACGGAGATCCTGCGCACCGAGGCGGGGATGGCGCTGGTCGGTTCCGCGCCGCGGCGCCGCGTGGTCGTCCACCCGGCCTCGGGGTTCCTCGCATGA
- a CDS encoding penicillin-binding transpeptidase domain-containing protein encodes MRNGEIVATVHRQAGMSGAVAPGSTFKIVTSALLLQKGVVRASSTVPCAKTTTVNGQEFHNIKGMVMPNATFREDFAHSCNTAFIDLRDRIGDTELSTFATRYFGLNSDAWQVAEGQGSVDGVVPPADGENEKAAQMIGQGTLKMNPLTMASVVATALTGTFHQPVLERGMPVYKRSDKLPSAVTSAIRAMMVDCATNGSAASLFAGMPGVGAKTGTAEVGDATNGWMVAFRGNIAAAVYVEGGASGSSAAGPIIRDFLAAVKA; translated from the coding sequence ATGCGCAACGGCGAGATCGTCGCGACGGTGCACCGCCAGGCCGGGATGTCCGGAGCGGTCGCGCCGGGCTCGACGTTCAAGATCGTCACGTCGGCGCTGCTGTTGCAGAAGGGCGTCGTCAGGGCGTCGAGTACGGTCCCGTGTGCGAAGACCACGACGGTCAACGGACAGGAGTTCCACAACATCAAGGGCATGGTGATGCCGAACGCCACGTTCCGCGAGGACTTCGCGCACTCGTGCAACACCGCGTTCATCGATCTGCGCGACCGGATCGGCGACACCGAGCTGTCGACGTTCGCCACGCGGTATTTCGGCCTCAACAGCGACGCGTGGCAGGTCGCCGAGGGCCAGGGCAGCGTCGACGGCGTGGTCCCGCCCGCCGACGGCGAGAACGAGAAGGCCGCCCAGATGATCGGCCAGGGCACGCTCAAGATGAACCCGCTGACGATGGCCTCGGTCGTCGCGACCGCCCTCACCGGCACGTTCCACCAGCCGGTTCTGGAACGCGGGATGCCCGTCTACAAGCGCTCGGACAAACTGCCGTCCGCCGTCACCTCGGCGATCCGGGCCATGATGGTCGACTGCGCGACCAACGGGAGCGCCGCGTCGCTGTTCGCGGGCATGCCCGGGGTGGGGGCGAAGACCGGGACCGCCGAGGTCGGCGATGCCACGAACGGGTGGATGGTGGCCTTCCGCGGCAACATCGCCGCCGCCGTCTACGTCGAGGGCGGGGCGTCCGGCTCGTCCGCGGCGGGGCCGATCATCCGCGACTTCCTCGCCGCGGTGAAGGCCTGA
- a CDS encoding glycoside hydrolase family 43 protein, producing MNVHPILPGFFPDPSICRVGNDHYLIASSFEYFPGVPIFHSRDLTAWEQIGNVLDRPSQLPVATGLDGASTGIYAPTLRHHDGSFWMITTNRTTMDELRKGHLIVRAEDPSGPWSDPVHTTGAIGIDPDLAWDDDGTCYMTWSMLGIMQAPIDPVTGKLLGEPRKLWDGTGLAHPEGPHLFRRGAWWYLVIAEGGTGPGHGVTVARSRSITGPFEAHPANPILSHRSTDHPVQNTGHADLVELADGRWAMVHLGVRPRGAHPKWHVNGRETFLTGIAWADDWPVVDEDAFGVPAQDTSFTDDFIGGALHPRWISPGTDPRGFTTPSEAAPGGLVLRAGRAHDEREARHLLAVRARDEAWQATAALPAGDAALVVRVDDAHWAAVERRGTTISVRMVVGPLDRILATAEDVPADRPLAVRCAAVPADFGLRTAPDRLQLGYADGGFRPLADVDGRYLSTEVAGGFTGRVIGVEALDGDAVLTRFTYQAEPTTD from the coding sequence ATGAATGTCCATCCCATCCTGCCCGGGTTCTTCCCGGATCCGTCGATCTGCCGTGTCGGCAACGACCACTACCTGATCGCGTCGAGCTTCGAGTACTTCCCCGGCGTCCCGATCTTCCACAGCCGGGACCTGACCGCGTGGGAGCAGATCGGCAACGTGCTGGACCGGCCGTCCCAACTGCCGGTGGCGACCGGCCTCGACGGCGCGAGCACGGGGATCTACGCACCGACGCTGCGCCACCACGACGGCTCCTTCTGGATGATCACCACTAACCGGACCACCATGGATGAGCTGCGCAAAGGCCACCTGATCGTCCGTGCGGAGGACCCGTCCGGGCCGTGGAGCGACCCCGTCCACACCACAGGGGCGATCGGGATCGACCCGGACCTGGCCTGGGACGACGACGGCACCTGCTATATGACGTGGTCGATGCTCGGCATCATGCAGGCCCCGATCGACCCGGTGACCGGGAAGCTGCTCGGGGAGCCCCGCAAACTGTGGGACGGCACGGGCCTGGCCCACCCCGAGGGGCCGCACCTGTTCCGCCGCGGCGCGTGGTGGTACCTGGTCATCGCCGAGGGCGGCACCGGGCCGGGCCACGGCGTCACGGTCGCGCGGTCGCGGTCGATCACCGGCCCGTTCGAGGCACACCCGGCGAACCCGATCCTGTCGCACCGCAGCACCGACCACCCGGTGCAGAACACCGGCCACGCCGACCTCGTCGAACTCGCCGACGGACGCTGGGCGATGGTGCACCTGGGCGTCCGCCCGCGAGGCGCGCACCCGAAGTGGCACGTCAACGGACGCGAGACGTTCCTCACCGGCATCGCGTGGGCCGACGACTGGCCCGTGGTCGACGAGGACGCGTTCGGCGTCCCGGCTCAGGACACCTCGTTCACCGACGACTTCATCGGCGGGGCACTGCACCCCCGGTGGATCTCCCCCGGTACCGACCCCCGCGGCTTCACCACCCCGTCCGAGGCCGCACCCGGCGGGCTCGTGCTGCGGGCGGGACGCGCGCACGACGAGCGCGAGGCCCGGCACCTGCTCGCGGTCCGGGCACGCGACGAGGCCTGGCAGGCCACCGCCGCACTCCCGGCCGGCGACGCCGCGCTCGTGGTCCGCGTCGACGACGCGCACTGGGCCGCGGTCGAACGCCGGGGCACGACGATCTCGGTGCGCATGGTCGTCGGCCCGCTGGACCGGATCCTCGCGACGGCCGAGGACGTCCCCGCGGACCGGCCGCTGGCCGTTCGCTGCGCGGCGGTCCCCGCCGACTTCGGGCTGCGCACCGCCCCCGACCGCCTCCAACTCGGCTACGCCGACGGCGGCTTCCGCCCCCTCGCGGACGTCGACGGCCGCTACCTGTCCACCGAGGTGGCCGGCGGATTCACCGGCAGGGTGATCGGCGTCGAAGCCTTGGACGGCGACGCGGTGCTCACCCGCTTCACCTACCAAGCCGAACCGACCACGGACTGA
- a CDS encoding sulfotransferase family protein, with product MGPHDELLDAARAETGLDDFGDDAFREGLEILVRDLREHARLNAVGQAGLRKVVVDMLGQRLQVEDWYRRHPEIDDEPIEAPLIGIGLPRTGSTALSFVLAEDPQAKSLRRWEASQPCPPPSTVDGPDPRVETAKAEIAQIAKLSPRTLAMLPGSPTGPMECLSLLALDFKSHVFQAFAYVPNYSKWLLDTDCASAYAYERRVLKLLQWGFPAKPWRLKAPAHLLFLDSLDRAFPDARFVWTHRDPTAVILSVADLYTEVAGRFSDDVDTHYIGELNVEHWTVGIARSLAFRERCEARGEDRFHDIDFRAMQTDPIGQVRGLYAWLGEPVTPGFEAGMQAWWEEFAANREPSVHPDPATFGVDLDAVRPLFADYTARIPAWTSR from the coding sequence ATGGGACCACATGACGAACTGCTCGACGCCGCACGGGCCGAGACGGGCCTGGACGACTTCGGGGACGACGCGTTCCGCGAGGGCCTGGAGATTCTCGTACGCGACCTGCGCGAGCACGCCAGGCTGAACGCGGTCGGGCAGGCCGGGCTGCGCAAGGTCGTGGTCGACATGCTCGGCCAGCGCCTCCAGGTCGAGGACTGGTACCGGCGCCATCCCGAGATCGACGACGAACCGATCGAGGCACCGCTGATCGGCATCGGCCTGCCGCGCACCGGGTCGACCGCGCTGTCCTTCGTCCTGGCCGAGGACCCGCAGGCGAAGTCGCTGCGGCGGTGGGAGGCGTCGCAGCCGTGCCCGCCGCCGTCGACGGTCGACGGCCCCGACCCGCGCGTCGAGACGGCCAAGGCCGAGATCGCGCAGATCGCCAAGCTGTCGCCGCGCACGCTGGCGATGCTGCCGGGCAGCCCGACCGGTCCCATGGAGTGCCTGTCGCTGCTGGCACTGGACTTCAAGTCGCACGTCTTCCAGGCCTTCGCGTACGTCCCGAACTACTCGAAGTGGCTCCTCGACACCGACTGCGCGTCCGCATATGCGTACGAGCGCCGCGTCCTCAAACTGCTGCAGTGGGGCTTCCCCGCCAAGCCGTGGCGTTTGAAGGCGCCCGCGCACCTGTTGTTCCTCGATTCCCTCGACCGGGCGTTCCCCGACGCGCGGTTCGTGTGGACGCACCGCGACCCCACCGCGGTCATCCTGTCCGTCGCCGACCTGTACACCGAGGTCGCGGGCCGGTTCAGCGACGACGTCGACACCCACTACATCGGCGAACTGAACGTCGAGCACTGGACCGTCGGGATCGCACGGTCCCTCGCGTTCCGTGAGCGCTGCGAGGCCCGGGGCGAGGACCGGTTCCACGACATCGACTTCCGGGCGATGCAGACCGACCCGATCGGGCAGGTCCGGGGCCTGTACGCGTGGCTCGGGGAGCCGGTCACCCCCGGGTTCGAGGCCGGAATGCAGGCGTGGTGGGAGGAGTTCGCCGCCAACCGCGAGCCGAGCGTGCATCCGGACCCGGCCACGTTCGGCGTCGACCTCGACGCCGTACGGCCGCTGTTCGCCGACTACACCGCGCGGATCCCCGCGTGGACCTCGCGCTGA
- a CDS encoding serine hydrolase: protein MSAATTASAVAGVFRDAGVTGRLHALDIDTGREFAVGAAEPVVMASVFKLPLLVAFFRLVGEGVLDAREPVVLGPGQRCAGATGTSVLLDEVTMSLRDLATMMITVSDNAAADVLFARVGPDTVNATTAELGLTDTHIAFDSRRLHDSLLEDAGTATMSDLWVRLGEPGFAARLRALDPARTNRTTARDMTRLLARIWTDTAAPADACAQMRRMLGLQVWPHRLASGFPYDDVLVSGKTGTLPLIRNEVGVVDYPDGGRYAVAVFTRAATPVVVSPPTDAAIGTAARLAVRHLRS from the coding sequence ATGAGCGCGGCCACGACCGCCTCCGCCGTCGCCGGCGTCTTCCGCGACGCCGGCGTCACGGGCCGTCTGCACGCGCTCGACATCGACACGGGACGGGAGTTCGCCGTCGGCGCCGCCGAACCGGTCGTCATGGCCTCGGTGTTCAAGCTCCCGCTGCTGGTGGCGTTCTTCCGCCTGGTCGGCGAGGGCGTGCTCGACGCCCGCGAACCGGTCGTCCTGGGGCCCGGGCAACGCTGCGCGGGCGCCACCGGGACGTCCGTCCTGCTCGACGAAGTCACCATGTCGCTGCGGGACTTGGCCACCATGATGATCACGGTCAGCGACAACGCCGCCGCCGACGTGCTGTTCGCCCGTGTCGGCCCCGACACCGTCAACGCCACGACCGCCGAACTCGGCCTCACCGACACGCACATCGCGTTCGACAGCCGACGCCTCCACGACTCGCTGCTGGAGGACGCCGGGACCGCGACGATGAGCGACCTGTGGGTGCGGCTGGGCGAACCCGGGTTCGCCGCACGCCTGCGCGCTCTCGATCCGGCGCGCACCAACCGTACGACCGCCCGGGACATGACGCGCCTGCTGGCCCGGATCTGGACCGACACCGCGGCCCCGGCGGACGCGTGCGCCCAGATGCGCCGCATGCTCGGGCTCCAGGTGTGGCCGCACCGCCTGGCCTCGGGATTCCCGTACGACGACGTCCTGGTCAGCGGAAAGACCGGCACCCTCCCGCTGATCCGCAACGAGGTCGGCGTCGTGGACTACCCCGACGGCGGCCGGTACGCCGTCGCGGTGTTCACGCGCGCCGCGACGCCGGTCGTCGTCTCCCCACCGACCGACGCCGCGATCGGCACCGCGGCCCGCCTCGCCGTGCGCCATCTGCGCTCCTGA
- a CDS encoding SDR family oxidoreductase has product MTLFDAFRYDGKRVLVVGGATGMGAAVAELAQSAGAEVVVMDFAEVTLPGARGIHVNLADAASIDSAADACGGVFHAVFSCAGVADGTPGIERINFLGHRRLIERLLAADALPRGSAIGFISSAVGLGWENRIPELDEYLDIADFDTAARWAVSREKATYLWSKQAVCAYVAREAMPLLKRGIRINAICPGPTNTPLAQANAQSWLGFGADYRAEVGVEAATPREQANALLFLCSDAAVAVNGITLITDSGYFAAGITETFPSAAPTVTFLRSL; this is encoded by the coding sequence ATGACACTGTTCGACGCGTTCCGGTACGACGGCAAGCGGGTGCTCGTGGTGGGCGGGGCCACCGGGATGGGCGCCGCGGTCGCCGAGTTGGCGCAGAGCGCGGGTGCGGAGGTCGTGGTGATGGACTTCGCCGAGGTGACCCTGCCGGGCGCCCGGGGGATCCACGTCAACCTCGCGGACGCCGCGTCGATCGACAGCGCCGCCGACGCGTGCGGCGGCGTGTTCCACGCGGTGTTCTCCTGCGCGGGGGTCGCCGACGGCACGCCCGGGATCGAGCGCATCAACTTCCTCGGGCACCGGCGCCTGATCGAACGCCTGCTGGCCGCCGACGCGTTGCCCCGCGGTTCCGCGATCGGCTTCATCTCCTCGGCGGTCGGCCTGGGCTGGGAGAACCGCATCCCCGAACTCGACGAATACCTCGACATCGCCGACTTCGACACCGCCGCGCGGTGGGCCGTGAGCCGCGAGAAGGCGACCTACCTGTGGAGCAAGCAGGCGGTCTGCGCGTACGTCGCCCGCGAGGCGATGCCGCTGCTGAAGCGCGGCATCCGCATCAACGCCATCTGCCCGGGCCCCACGAACACCCCGCTGGCGCAGGCCAACGCGCAGTCGTGGCTCGGATTCGGCGCCGACTACCGGGCGGAGGTCGGCGTCGAGGCGGCGACCCCGCGGGAACAGGCGAACGCGCTGCTGTTCCTGTGCAGTGACGCCGCGGTCGCCGTCAACGGCATCACTCTCATCACCGACTCCGGTTACTTCGCCGCCGGGATCACCGAGACCTTCCCCAGCGCCGCCCCGACGGTCACGTTCCTGCGCAGCCTGTAG
- a CDS encoding SDR family NAD(P)-dependent oxidoreductase: MQSEEQEWATLMGFDRLPTDIVDRRVGELLDLSGRKAIVTGAGGDGLGQATANRLAGSGADVALIGRTFSKVEKRAAEIEKRWGVKAYPILGDLSDWDQVHRAVRESREVLGGLDIMVNNPVMSTAGAFEHHTKEDIDGTVHGSLTMVMYSAHAALEHMVPQGSGRIINISAVGGRVQQPGLTAYCASKAGVIGFTRNLAHEFAPRGITVLGVAPGIMIKPEMREYVLNPRNDAQRAARGTILNSIRHQVQLGRVCLPEEVANMVAYLASDAANYMCGQTIDVAGGQWMG, translated from the coding sequence ATGCAGTCGGAGGAGCAGGAATGGGCGACGCTCATGGGATTCGACCGACTGCCCACGGACATCGTCGACAGGCGGGTCGGCGAGCTTCTCGACCTGAGCGGCAGGAAAGCGATCGTCACGGGCGCGGGTGGTGACGGTCTGGGCCAGGCGACCGCGAACCGCCTGGCCGGCTCGGGTGCGGATGTGGCCTTGATCGGCCGCACTTTCTCGAAGGTCGAAAAGCGTGCGGCGGAGATCGAGAAGCGCTGGGGTGTGAAGGCGTATCCGATCCTCGGCGACCTGTCGGACTGGGACCAGGTCCACCGGGCGGTGCGGGAGAGCAGGGAAGTCCTCGGCGGGCTCGACATCATGGTCAACAACCCCGTGATGTCGACCGCGGGGGCCTTCGAGCACCACACCAAGGAAGACATCGACGGGACCGTCCACGGCAGCCTGACCATGGTGATGTACAGCGCGCACGCGGCGCTGGAGCACATGGTGCCGCAGGGGTCGGGACGGATCATCAATATCTCCGCGGTCGGCGGGCGCGTCCAGCAGCCCGGGCTGACCGCCTACTGCGCCAGCAAGGCCGGGGTCATCGGCTTCACCCGCAACCTCGCGCACGAGTTCGCGCCCCGGGGGATCACCGTCCTCGGTGTCGCGCCCGGCATCATGATCAAGCCGGAGATGAGGGAGTACGTCCTCAACCCGCGGAACGACGCCCAGCGTGCGGCCCGCGGCACGATCCTGAACTCGATCAGGCATCAGGTCCAACTCGGCCGTGTGTGCCTGCCGGAAGAGGTCGCCAACATGGTCGCCTATCTGGCCTCGGACGCCGCGAACTACATGTGCGGCCAGACCATCGACGTCGCCGGCGGGCAGTGGATGGGCTGA